From a single Notolabrus celidotus isolate fNotCel1 chromosome 7, fNotCel1.pri, whole genome shotgun sequence genomic region:
- the LOC117815935 gene encoding aspartate aminotransferase, cytoplasmic-like gives MSLFSDVPQAPPVAVFKLSADFREDGHAQKVNLGVGAYRTDDCQPWVLPVVKKVERLIVDDDSLNHEYLPILGLPEFRSAASKVALGEDSAAIKESRVGGVQALGGTGALRIGAEFLRRWYNGVNNTATPVYVSAPTWENHNAVFADAGFKDIRPYHYWDAANRGLDLAGLLDDLEKAPEHSIFVLHACAHNPTGTDPTQEQWKTISEIMKRRNLFVFFDSAYQGFASGSLEKDAWAIRYFVSEGFELFVAQSFSKNFGLYNERVGNLTVVAKDGDNLTRILSQMEKIVRTTWSNPPSQGARIVSKTLNCPELFAEWQGNVKTMADRVLLMRDQLKAKLQALGTPGTWDHITQQIGMFSFTGLNPKQVEFMIKERHVYLMASGRINMCGLTSKNIDYVAQSIHEAVTKVQ, from the exons ATGTCCCTCTTCAGCGACGTCCCCCAGGCCCCCCCGGTGGCGGTCTTCAAGCTGTCCGCGGACTTCAGGGAGGACGGCCACGCGCAGAAGGTGAACCTGGGAGTTGGAG CGTACCGTACCGATGACTGCCAGCCCTGGGTGCTGCCGGTGGTGAAGAAGGTGGAGCGCCTCATCGTGGACGACGACAGCCTGAACCACGAGTACCTGCCCATCCTCGGCCTGCCTGAGTTCCGCTCCGCCGCCTCTAAGGTTGCCCTGGGAGAGGACAGCGCCGCCATCAAGGAGAGCAGG gtgGGAGGCGTTCAGGCTCTGGGTGGCACAGGTGCGTTGAGGATCGGGGCAGAGTTCCTGCGGCGTTGGTACAACGGCGTGAACAACACAGCGACGCCCGTCTACGTCTCAGCGCCCACCTGGG AGAACCACAACGCCGTGTTCGCCGACGCCGGTTTCAAAGACATCCGTCCGTACCACTACTGGGATGCTGCTAACAGAGGTCTGGACCTCGCCGGGCTCCTGGACGACCTGGAG AAAGCTCCAGAACACTCCATCTTCGTCCTCCACGCCTGTGCTCACAACCCCACCGGCACCGACCCGACCCAGGAGCAGTGGAAGACGATCTCAGAGATCATGAAG AGGAGGAATCTGTTCGTGTTCTTCGACTCGGCCTATCAGGGCTTCGCCTCCGGCAGTCTGGAGAAAGACGCCTGGGCCATCCGCTACTTCGTCTCTGAGGGCTTCGAGCTCTTCGTGGCTCAGTCCTTCTCCAAAAACTTCGGCCTCTACA ACGAGAGAGTCGGGAACCTCACGGTGGTCGCGAAGGACGGAGACAACCTGACCCGCATCCTGTCTCAGATGGAGAAGATCGTCAGGACGACTTGGTCCAACCCGCCGTCTCAGGGCGCTCGCATCGTCAGCAAGACGCTCAACTGCCCCGAGCTCTTCGCCGAATG GCAGGGTAACGTGAAGACCATGGCAGACCGCGTCCTCTTGATGAGGGATCAGCTGAAGGCCAAGCTGCAGGCTCTGGGCACCCCCGGGACCTGGGACCACATCACCCAGCAGATCGGCATGTTCAGCTTCACCGGTCTGAACC CCAAACAGGTGGAGTTCATGATCAAAGAGCGGCACGTGTACCTGATGGCGAGCGGGCGCATCAACATGTGCGGCCTCACCTCCAAGAACATCGACTACGTCGCCCAGTCCATCCACGAGGCCGTCACCAAAGTCCAGTAA